Proteins encoded by one window of Primulina huaijiensis isolate GDHJ02 chromosome 1, ASM1229523v2, whole genome shotgun sequence:
- the LOC140981391 gene encoding serine acetyltransferase 1, chloroplastic-like, which produces MSTNPIRYPSLLHQPLFKPTKLSAQTMATCLRSSRTETPQTNPKIDDRDFNNYVKYCRPNFTDLVSCVPIPGKTSNILRTSTHTVLEEANVDPDAKIGDLWLRMKDEARSDVEQEPILSNWYFCSILYHESMESALANHLSMKLSDSSLPSGTLYDLFLGVLLGDQEIVRAAHDDLKAVKQRDPACISYVHCFLNFKGFLACQAHRIAHNLWSEGRKILALLIQNRVSEVFAVDIHPGAKIGRGILLDHATGVVIGETAVIGDNVSILHNVTLGGTGKASGDRHPKIGDGVLIGAGTCVLGNVKIEDGAKIGAGSVVLKQVPARTTAVGNPARLIGGKENPIKLDKIPSLTMDHTSHISEWSDYVI; this is translated from the coding sequence ATGTCCACGAATCCTATTCGATACCCATCTTTGCTGCATCAGCCCTTATTCAAGCCTACGAAGCTCTCCGCTCAAACCATGGCCACTTGTCTCCGCTCTTCCAGAACGGAAACTCCGCAGACTAATCCCAAGATTGATGATCGTGATTTCAATAATTATGTAAAATACTGCAGACCCAATTTCACTGATCTTGTTTCTTGTGTGCCCATTCCAGGAAAAACGTCGAATATCCTCCGCACGAGCACACACACTGTTTTAGAAGAAGCTAACGTCGACCCTGATGCCAAGATTGGTGATTTATGGCTACGGATGAAGGACGAAGCTAGGTCAGATGTTGAGCAGGAGCCCATTCTGTCAAATTGGtatttttgttcaattttgTACCATGAATCCATGGAGAGTGCCCTAGCGAATCATCTTTCTATGAAATTGAGCGATTCTAGTTTGCCTAGCGGTACCCTTTATGATCTTTTCCTGGGTGTTCTCTTGGGGGATCAAGAAATTGTGAGAGCAGCTCATGATGATTTGAAGGCAGTTAAGCAAAGGGACCCGGCTTGTATCAGCTACGTTCATTGCTTCTTGAATTTCAAAGGATTCTTGGCATGCCAGGCTCACAGGATAGCGCATAATTTATGGTCTGAGGGGAGGAAAATCTTGGCCCTGTTGATACAAAATAGAGTGTCCGAAGTTTTTGCAGTGGATATTCATCCAGGAGCCAAGATTGGTAGAGGAATTTTACTCGATCATGCGACAGGTGTTGTGATTGGAGAAACCGCAGTAATTGGGGATAATGTATCAATCTTGCATAATGTGACATTAGGTGGCACTGGGAAGGCCTCTGGTGATCGGCACCCGAAGATTGGCGATGGTGTTTTAATTGGTGCAGGGACTTGTGTTTTGGGAAATGTTAAAATTGAAGACGGGGCTAAGATTGGTGCAGGATCTGTGGTGTTGAAGCAAGTGCCTGCTAGAACTACTGCTGTAGGAAATCCTGCTAGATTGATTGGTGGAAAGGAGAATCCGATTAAGCTAGATAAAATACCTAGCTTGACAATGGACCACACATCACATATATCTGAGTGGTCTGACTATGTTATTTAG